In Daphnia magna isolate NIES linkage group LG5, ASM2063170v1.1, whole genome shotgun sequence, a single genomic region encodes these proteins:
- the LOC116922476 gene encoding uncharacterized protein LOC116922476, protein MEETTKSILSIIAVIMVGLILMTATGLIVYYGFCPVSQTTDSSAATSASKCNCPQLPTCPLRVYCPVEPAEPCPPHPLMPAPADPSVCIPPCCTEQKTISHSTDRPVLEKWTEEQLMNQTVLEWVMAYPPNSMGRLNVLTQLMELGVEPYVRAMSRRNCQAPYRMCTMCHSDRYEFLRCAMRTRVTANKHGYKSTNKLKKMSWDFLKNYAADAYWHSQKYDNLLTRDDYQPLSDAYRAFWFIGNDGGLSAECSWCRDAFEPSVHMNCIRDGWGSI, encoded by the coding sequence ATggaagaaacaacaaaaagcatTCTTTCTATAATCGCCGTGATAATGGTTGGTCTCATTCTCATGACGGCCACTGGCCTCATTGTCTATTACGGATTCTGCCCAGTCAGTCAAACTACAGACAGTAGCGCCGCCACGTCTGCCTCAAAGTGCAACTGTCCTCAGCTACCGACATGTCCTCTTCGTGTCTACTGTCCCGTGGAACCAGCAGAGCCTTGTCCACCTCATCCACTGATGCCGGCCCCGGCCGACCCCAGCGTTTGCATCCCGCCTTGTTGCACGGAACAAAAGACCATCTCCCATTCGACCGATCGACCTGTGCTGGAAAAATGGACAGAAGAGCAACTGATGAATCAAACGGTCCTCGAATGGGTGATGGCCTATCCGCCCAACTCGATGGGCCGTCTCAACGTGCTCACCCAGTTGATGGAACTCGGCGTGGAGCCTTACGTGCGTGCGATGAGCCGACGCAATTGCCAAGCGCCGTACAGGATGTGCACCATGTGCCATTCGGATCGTTACGAGTTCCTGCGCTGCGCCATGCGGACCAGGGTGACGGCCAACAAGCACGGCTACAAGTCGACTaataaattaaagaaaatgagttgggatttcttgaaaaattACGCGGCCGACGCGTATTGGCATTCGCAGAAGTACGACAACCTGCTGACTCGCGATGATTACCAGCCTCTCAGCGACGCCTACCGGGCCTTTTGGTTCATCGGCAACGATGGCGGCCTCAGCGCCGAATGTTCTTGGTGTCGCGACGCTTTCGAACCGTCCGTCCACATGAATTGCATCCGCGATGGTTGGGGCAGCATCTAA
- the LOC116922472 gene encoding DNA (cytosine-5)-methyltransferase 3B isoform X2 — protein MTTYDREDFYDSDATQFSESDDDNFEGNFGVDPIDDLDQWIPPLFYLAKGSLQSIQNNKSSLENFCLACWEKGMHPHPFFNGGLCHPCKERLLHTMFSKSADGFHLYCTVCGSRSNACVNCTSSNCIKKYCVNCLNIWTDYSDKLVNNKSNDWICFLCLPEPNLLLQANHDWAQKVLFFHEPLSVYGPRALYWKKQPLRVLSLFDGIGTGLVALRKLGIQVEVYYASEVLTAAATVSRTRLGGVLQHIGSVGEVTERRLEEIAPIHLLIGGSPCNDFSAINRFPKDFYDPRGYSRYFFDFVRVLNLMRKINGQYQHLLWLFENVASMPQHYRDTISRHLDCQPAVIDAKNFSPQLRRRLFWGNIPGLFTVHAEQMTMDGEPLTLDKSLMPNSGRSAAQAKIRTLTTNTNSLLQGRTENCKSRKDLASLFPVRFSFQQDELRNADVESDVARHSKKGKRDSTSGINATDKPPRGR, from the exons ATGACGACTTACGATCGCG AAGACTTTTATGACAGTGATGCTACGCAGTTCAGTGAATCCGATGATGATAACTTTGAAGGGAATTTTGGAGTTGATCCAATCGATGACCTTGATCAATGGAttccccctcttttctatCTAGCCAAAG GTTCTCTACAGAGCATTCAGAATAACAAAAGCAGCCTGgaaaatttttgtttagcaTGTTGGGAAAAAGGAATGCATCCCCATCCGTTTTTTAACGGTGGTCTTTGCCATCCATGCAAA GAAAGATTGCTACATACAATGTTTTCAAAAAGTGCAGATGGTTTTCAC CTCTATTGCACTGTTTGTGGATCAAGATCAAATGCCTGTGTGAATTGCACGAGCAGCAATTGCATAAA AAAGTACTGTGTGAATTGCCTGAATATCTGGACGGATTACAGTGACAAGCTAGTAAATAATAAATCCAATGACTGGATTTGTTTCCTTTGCCTCCCAGAACCCAATCTTTTACTGCAAGCTAATCATGATTGGGCtcaaaag GTTTTGTTCTTTCATGAACCGCTATCGGTGTATGGTCCGAGAGCTCTGTACTGGAAGAAGCAACCCTTGCGTGTTTTGTCTCTCTTTGACGGAATTGGGACTG GTTTGGTGGCATTACGCAAACTGGGTATTCAAGTAGAAGTTTACTACGCCTCTGAGGTTTTGACTGCTGCGGCCACTGTCTCCAGGACCAGACTAGGAGGAGTGCTCCAGCACATCGGCAGCGTGGGGGAAGTAACGGAGAGGCGGCTAGAAGAGATAGCACCTATTCACCTGCTCATCGGGGGCTCCCCTTGCAATGATTTTAGCGCCATTAACCGATTCCCCAAAGATTTTTACG ACCCAAGAGGTTATTCGAGATATTTCTTCGATTTCGTCCGAGTTCTGAATCTCATGCGGAAGATCAATGGGCAATATCAGCATCTACTGTGGCTCTTTGAAAATGTAGCGTCCATGCCTCAACATTATCGCGACACAATATCCAG GCATTTGGATTGCCAGCCAGCCGTAATTGATGCCAAGAACTTCAGCCCTCAACTACGCAGACGCCTCTTTTGGGGTAACATTCCCGGGCTTTTTACCGTTCACGCCGAGCAAATGACGATGGATGGGGAACCGTTGACCCTCGACAAATCTCTGATGCCTAACTCTGGTCGTAGTGCTGCCCAGGCCAAGATCCGAACTCTGACGACCAACACCAATTCACTGCTGCAAGGCAGGACAGAGAACTGCAAGAGCCGAAAGGATTTGGCCTCGCTCTTTCCGGTTCGTTTCTCTTTCCAACAAGATGAACTGCGAAACGCCGATGTCGAAAGCGATGTTGCTAGACATtcgaagaaaggaaaaagggaCTCCACAAGCGGCATAAATGCAACCGATAAACCTCCGC GTGGCCGATGA
- the LOC116922472 gene encoding DNA (cytosine-5)-methyltransferase 3B isoform X1 — protein MTTYDREDFYDSDATQFSESDDDNFEGNFGVDPIDDLDQWIPPLFYLAKGSLQSIQNNKSSLENFCLACWEKGMHPHPFFNGGLCHPCKERLLHTMFSKSADGFHLYCTVCGSRSNACVNCTSSNCIKKYCVNCLNIWTDYSDKLVNNKSNDWICFLCLPEPNLLLQANHDWAQKVLFFHEPLSVYGPRALYWKKQPLRVLSLFDGIGTGLVALRKLGIQVEVYYASEVLTAAATVSRTRLGGVLQHIGSVGEVTERRLEEIAPIHLLIGGSPCNDFSAINRFPKDFYDPRGYSRYFFDFVRVLNLMRKINGQYQHLLWLFENVASMPQHYRDTISRHLDCQPAVIDAKNFSPQLRRRLFWGNIPGLFTVHAEQMTMDGEPLTLDKSLMPNSGRSAAQAKIRTLTTNTNSLLQGRTENCKSRKDLASLFPVRFSFQQDELRNADVESDVARHSKKGKRDSTSGINATDKPPRTVADEDDNQQTDVLWLQEIEHVFGLPRHFTDVGNMSRTDRQKLLGHAWSVPVIVSIFSNLKSYTV, from the exons ATGACGACTTACGATCGCG AAGACTTTTATGACAGTGATGCTACGCAGTTCAGTGAATCCGATGATGATAACTTTGAAGGGAATTTTGGAGTTGATCCAATCGATGACCTTGATCAATGGAttccccctcttttctatCTAGCCAAAG GTTCTCTACAGAGCATTCAGAATAACAAAAGCAGCCTGgaaaatttttgtttagcaTGTTGGGAAAAAGGAATGCATCCCCATCCGTTTTTTAACGGTGGTCTTTGCCATCCATGCAAA GAAAGATTGCTACATACAATGTTTTCAAAAAGTGCAGATGGTTTTCAC CTCTATTGCACTGTTTGTGGATCAAGATCAAATGCCTGTGTGAATTGCACGAGCAGCAATTGCATAAA AAAGTACTGTGTGAATTGCCTGAATATCTGGACGGATTACAGTGACAAGCTAGTAAATAATAAATCCAATGACTGGATTTGTTTCCTTTGCCTCCCAGAACCCAATCTTTTACTGCAAGCTAATCATGATTGGGCtcaaaag GTTTTGTTCTTTCATGAACCGCTATCGGTGTATGGTCCGAGAGCTCTGTACTGGAAGAAGCAACCCTTGCGTGTTTTGTCTCTCTTTGACGGAATTGGGACTG GTTTGGTGGCATTACGCAAACTGGGTATTCAAGTAGAAGTTTACTACGCCTCTGAGGTTTTGACTGCTGCGGCCACTGTCTCCAGGACCAGACTAGGAGGAGTGCTCCAGCACATCGGCAGCGTGGGGGAAGTAACGGAGAGGCGGCTAGAAGAGATAGCACCTATTCACCTGCTCATCGGGGGCTCCCCTTGCAATGATTTTAGCGCCATTAACCGATTCCCCAAAGATTTTTACG ACCCAAGAGGTTATTCGAGATATTTCTTCGATTTCGTCCGAGTTCTGAATCTCATGCGGAAGATCAATGGGCAATATCAGCATCTACTGTGGCTCTTTGAAAATGTAGCGTCCATGCCTCAACATTATCGCGACACAATATCCAG GCATTTGGATTGCCAGCCAGCCGTAATTGATGCCAAGAACTTCAGCCCTCAACTACGCAGACGCCTCTTTTGGGGTAACATTCCCGGGCTTTTTACCGTTCACGCCGAGCAAATGACGATGGATGGGGAACCGTTGACCCTCGACAAATCTCTGATGCCTAACTCTGGTCGTAGTGCTGCCCAGGCCAAGATCCGAACTCTGACGACCAACACCAATTCACTGCTGCAAGGCAGGACAGAGAACTGCAAGAGCCGAAAGGATTTGGCCTCGCTCTTTCCGGTTCGTTTCTCTTTCCAACAAGATGAACTGCGAAACGCCGATGTCGAAAGCGATGTTGCTAGACATtcgaagaaaggaaaaagggaCTCCACAAGCGGCATAAATGCAACCGATAAACCTCCGCGTACG GTGGCCGATGAAGATGACAACCAGCAGACGGACGTATTGTGGCTCCAGGAAATTGAACATGTTTTTGGTCTGCCTCGCCATTTTACCGATGTGGGAAACATGTCCCGCACTGATCGTCAGAAGCTTTTGGGTCACGCCTGGTCGGTTCCAGTCATCGTTTCTATTTTCTCCAATCTCAAGAGTTACACGGTTTGA
- the LOC116922473 gene encoding major facilitator superfamily domain-containing protein 8 isoform X3, with protein MDPEAGTQFLGLFIASQPLAQLFFSPVMGFLGNRLGSIRIPAMVSTFIMAIGFAFYASVSALPEPRRWYLFGARFIIGAAGGTTTLCYSYVASASTVKERTTALSALQMTKSFAFIVGPLIQAAFVTLGEGEDYPIGNTGLYWNLYTAPAWLSVFLSLVNIFVLMPCIFTEFNIAKEEGAYLAARGLQKSLATDAEEMKKLKPDKLALVVCIVISASTQFHFNFIESTATLVVIEQLGITPTRAVVMVGIMYSTAGIYGILMFGSVGLLSRKMGERVVLGAGILLAMSGIISMYPYGGPLSPLKFINETVQEVTTVSFSSMEYSSSDDLPSCYNASLSLTDGAGCPVDKQPWCCETPAIHPEQLIVGYLFIFTGVPLAIMMCSVIFSKVLGPYPQGTWTGLLGAGTAVARILCPLCVTSLYAAWGMLATCAFMTTVMSIVLVIFATSYGRLVPYRHAT; from the exons ATGGATCCTGAAGCTGGAACGCAGTTTCTCGGCTTGTTTATCGCGTCTCAGCCTTTGGCTCAGCTCTTTTTCAGTCCCGTCATGGGTTTCCTGGGCAACCGGCTCGGATCTATTCGAATTCCGGCCATGGTGTCCACTTTCATCATGGCCATTGGCTTCGCTTTCTACGCCAGCGTTTCGGCTCTGCCTGAGCCGAGGCGATGGTACCTCTTCGGTGCTCGTTTCATCATCGGAGCTGCTGGAG GGACGACTACCTTGTGTTATAGTTACGTAGCGTCGGCCAGCACCGTCAAAGAGCGGACAACTGCACTATCGGCCCTTCAAATGACGAAATCGTTTGCGTTCATCGTTGGACCGC TGATTCAGGCCGCGTTTGTGACGCTGGGCGAAGGAGAAGATTATCCGATTGGCAACACTGGGCTCTATTGGAACTTGTACACTGCTCCAGCGTGGCTGTCCGTCTTCTTGTCGCTGGTCAACATTTTCGTGTTGATGCCTTGCATCTTTACCGAGTTCAACATCGCCAAAGAAGAGGGTGCCTATCTGGCCGCTAGAGGGCTTCAGAAATCTTTAGCCACCGATGcggaagaaatgaaaaagctGAAACCGGACAAGCTGGCCTTGGTCGTATGCATCGTCATCTCTGCCTCGACTCAATTCCACTTTAATTTCATCGAAAG CACGGCTACGTTGGTGGTGATTGAACAGCTGGGCATAACTCCCACCCGTGCCGTGGTGATGGTTGGCATCATGTACTCCACTGCTGGAATTTACGGCATTCTAATGTTTGGCTCGGTTGGACTGCTGTCACGCAA AATGGGCGAGAGGGTCGTTTTGGGAGCCGGAATTCTCTTAGCCATGTCGGGAATTATATCCATGTATCCTTACGGTGGTCCCTTATCGCCTTTGAAATTCATCAATGAAACGGTCCAAG aggtGACGACCGTCAGCTTCTCTTCGATGGAATATTCGAGCAGCGATGATTTGCCTAGTTGTTACAACGCCTCTTTATCATTGACTGACG GAGCTGGATGTCCTGTCGATAAACAGCCTTGGTGTTGCGAAACACCGGCCATCCATCCTGAACAGCTGATTGTCGGTTACCTCTTCATATTCACCGGAGTTCCACTCGCCATTATGATGTGTAGCGTCATTTTCAGCAAAGTTCTCGGTCCCTATCCGCAG GGCACTTGGACGGGTCTTTTAGGCGCTGGAACTGCTGTGGCACGCATATTATGTCCGCTTTGCGTCACCAGTTTGTACGCTGCGTGGGGAATGCTGGCCACTTGCGCTTTCATGACCACCGTCATGTCCATCGTCCTCGTCATCTTCGCCACGTCGTACGGCCGCCTCGTGCCGTACCGACACGCCACGTAA
- the LOC116933928 gene encoding major facilitator superfamily domain-containing protein 8, which translates to MFKRNKSYKLESIYDPKNAITQNSTKVQNENGDEKSPEAFTGSDGVIDYAKMTERPAVRRRRFFSLGVVSFTAFIFNLSFSIILTSAKPYLDKMDPTAGTDFLGLFIAAQPLAQLIFSPIMGYLGNKLGSVRILSMISMSFLALGFALYACVAALPEPRRWYLFAARFLIGAAGGSITLCFSYIATATTTKERTTAVSLFQMAQSSAFVVGPAIQAAFAPLGSIIPEEGESQLYFDMYTGPAWLSVILAIINVFVFLPCIFTEYNIAKEEGEYLAELAAKNNKDNNKEKPELKDPDVVGLVTCIIVFASVQFNFIFLESVATLLTMEMLGWDEQRAIVIVGIGFAAAGLYSGLIFSVMAPTSRKVGERIVMMVGIIFLLLGPVALYPYSGPPPQFRCNATESEHAALGANYFPELLIRDGIHDVWSTFEATAEEAEGNSTCRPVQSFNDTCSYNATCCIPDAGCPNCDQPWCETLPAITSGQMITGFALIVTGFPMGASMGNAVFSKILGPFPQGTWMGILGAGACLARVLCPICVTNLYSAYGTWYAFGFMTIVMAVVLIIFFIFYKRLVPYKYDDSN; encoded by the exons ATGTTTAAACGGAACAAAAGTTACAAGCTCGAATCGATTTACGATCCGAAAAATGCCATTACGCAGAACTCGACCAAAGTTCAAAACGAAAACGG TGATGAAAAATCGCCGGAGGCATTCACCGGTAGCGACGGTGTCATCGACTACGCCAAAATGACGGAACGACCGGCTGTTCGTCGGCGTCGTTTCTTCAGTTTGGGCGTCGTCAGTTTCACGGCCTTCATTTTCAATCTGTCGTTCTCCATCATCTTGACGAGCGCCAAACCTTATCTGGACAAG ATGGATCCTACAGCCGGGACAGATTTCCTCGGTCTGTTTATCGCTGCCCAGCCTTTGGCGCAGCTCATTTTCAGTCCAATCATGGGCTATCTGGGCAATAAATTGGGCTCCGTTCGCATCTTGTCCATGATCTCCATGTCTTTTCTCGCCCTCGGTTTCGCCCTCTACGCTTGTGTGGCCGCTCTTCCAGAGCCGAGGCGGTGGTACCTGTTCGCCGCACGTTTCCTCATCGGAGCCGCTGGGGGTTCGATCACGCTCTGCTTCAGTTACATCGCAACAGCCACCACAACCAAAGAGCGAACGACGGCCGTTTCTCTCTTCCAGATGGCCCAGTCTTCTGCTTTCGTTGTAGGCCCAG CTATTCAGGCTGCATTCGCTCCTTTGGGCTCCATCATCCCGGAAGAAGGTGAATCGCAATTGTACTTTGACATGTACACCGGTCCGGCTTGGCTGTCCGTCATTTTGGCCATCATCAACGTGTTCGTCTTCTTGCCTTGCATCTTTACCGAGTACAATATTGCCAAGGAGGAGGGCGAGTATCTCGCCGAGCTGGCCGCCAAGAACAACAAGGACAACAACAAGGAGAAACCGGAACTCAAAGATCCGGATGTCGTAGGCTTGGTCACGTGCATCATTGTTTTCGCTTCCGTCCAATTCAATTTCATCTTCCTCGAAAG CGTTGCCACTCTACTGACCATGGAAATGCTCGGCTGGGATGAACAGAGGGCCATCGTTATTGTCGGCATCGGTTTCGCCGCTGCTGGCCTTTACAGCGGTCTCATCTTCTCCGTCATGGCTCCAACATCTCgcaa GGTGGGCGAACGTATCGTCATGATGGTCGGCATCATCTTCCTCCTTTTGGGACCAGTGGCGCTTTACCCGTACAGTGGACCACCTCCTCAGTTCAGGTGTAACGCAACAG AGAGTGAACATGCAGCGCTAGGGGCCAACTACTTCCCAGAGCTTTTAATCAGGGATGGCATCCACGATGTGTGGAGCACGTTTGAAGCAACGGCAGAGGAGGCCGAGGGGAATAGCACTTGCCGACCAGTGCAATCATTCAATGACACGTGTTCATACAACGCAACATGTTGCATCCCCGACG CTGGATGCCCTAACTGCGACCAGCCGTGGTGTGAGACTTTGCCGGCCATCACTTCGGGCCAGATGATTACTGGATTTGCGCTCATTGTCACAGGTTTCCCGATGGGCGCATCCATGGGCAACGCCGTTTTCAGCAAAATCCTCGGCCCGTTTCCGCAG GGCACCTGGATGGGTATTTTAGGTGCGGGCGCTTGTCTGGCTCGTGTGCTGTGCCCCATTTGCGTGACTAATTTATACTCGGCTTACGGAACATGGTACGCGTTCGGTTTCATGACGATAGTCATGGCCGTCGTTTtgatcatcttcttcatcttctacAAACGTCTCGTGCCCTACAAATACGACGACTCCAATTAG
- the LOC116922473 gene encoding major facilitator superfamily domain-containing protein 8 isoform X2: MLKRGSSKSYSIEPIYDPKEFSKPAQPAAENGETSSTRDETSKEGLDYAKLMEPAKVRKRRYFSLAVICFTAFILALSVSIVMTSAKPYLDLMDPEAGTQFLGLFIASQPLAQLFFSPVMGFLGNRLGSIRIPAMVSTFIMAIGFAFYASVSALPEPRRWYLFGARFIIGAAGGTTTLCYSYVASASTVKERTTALSALQMTKSFAFIVGPLIQAAFVTLGEGEDYPIGNTGLYWNLYTAPAWLSVFLSLVNIFVLMPCIFTEFNIAKEEGAYLAARGLQKSLATDAEEMKKLKPDKLALVVCIVISASTQFHFNFIESTATLVVIEQLGITPTRAVVMVGIMYSTAGIYGILMFGSVGLLSRKMGERVVLGAGILLAMSGIISMYPYGGPLSPLKFINETVQEVTTVSFSSMEYSSSDDLPSCYNASLSLTDGAGCPVDKQPWCCETPAIHPEQLIVGYLFIFTGVPLAIMMCSVIFSKVLGPYPQALELLWHAYYVRFASPVCTLRGECWPLALS, from the exons ATGCTGAAACGTGGGTCAAGCAAAAGTTACAGCATCGAACCGATCTACGATCCCAAGGAATTCTCTAAACCTGCACAGCCGGCCGCAGAGAATGGCGAGACATCATCCACCAG AGATGAAACGAGTAAAGAAGGTCTCGATTATGCCAAACTTATGGAGCCGGCCAAAGTGCGTAAGCGACGATATTTCAGTCTGGCCGTCATCTGTTTCACAGCCTTCATCTTGGCCCTTTCTGTGTCGATCGTCATGACCAGCGCTAAACCATACTTGGATCTA ATGGATCCTGAAGCTGGAACGCAGTTTCTCGGCTTGTTTATCGCGTCTCAGCCTTTGGCTCAGCTCTTTTTCAGTCCCGTCATGGGTTTCCTGGGCAACCGGCTCGGATCTATTCGAATTCCGGCCATGGTGTCCACTTTCATCATGGCCATTGGCTTCGCTTTCTACGCCAGCGTTTCGGCTCTGCCTGAGCCGAGGCGATGGTACCTCTTCGGTGCTCGTTTCATCATCGGAGCTGCTGGAG GGACGACTACCTTGTGTTATAGTTACGTAGCGTCGGCCAGCACCGTCAAAGAGCGGACAACTGCACTATCGGCCCTTCAAATGACGAAATCGTTTGCGTTCATCGTTGGACCGC TGATTCAGGCCGCGTTTGTGACGCTGGGCGAAGGAGAAGATTATCCGATTGGCAACACTGGGCTCTATTGGAACTTGTACACTGCTCCAGCGTGGCTGTCCGTCTTCTTGTCGCTGGTCAACATTTTCGTGTTGATGCCTTGCATCTTTACCGAGTTCAACATCGCCAAAGAAGAGGGTGCCTATCTGGCCGCTAGAGGGCTTCAGAAATCTTTAGCCACCGATGcggaagaaatgaaaaagctGAAACCGGACAAGCTGGCCTTGGTCGTATGCATCGTCATCTCTGCCTCGACTCAATTCCACTTTAATTTCATCGAAAG CACGGCTACGTTGGTGGTGATTGAACAGCTGGGCATAACTCCCACCCGTGCCGTGGTGATGGTTGGCATCATGTACTCCACTGCTGGAATTTACGGCATTCTAATGTTTGGCTCGGTTGGACTGCTGTCACGCAA AATGGGCGAGAGGGTCGTTTTGGGAGCCGGAATTCTCTTAGCCATGTCGGGAATTATATCCATGTATCCTTACGGTGGTCCCTTATCGCCTTTGAAATTCATCAATGAAACGGTCCAAG aggtGACGACCGTCAGCTTCTCTTCGATGGAATATTCGAGCAGCGATGATTTGCCTAGTTGTTACAACGCCTCTTTATCATTGACTGACG GAGCTGGATGTCCTGTCGATAAACAGCCTTGGTGTTGCGAAACACCGGCCATCCATCCTGAACAGCTGATTGTCGGTTACCTCTTCATATTCACCGGAGTTCCACTCGCCATTATGATGTGTAGCGTCATTTTCAGCAAAGTTCTCGGTCCCTATCCGCAG GCGCTGGAACTGCTGTGGCACGCATATTATGTCCGCTTTGCGTCACCAGTTTGTACGCTGCGTGGGGAATGCTGGCCACTTGCGCTTTCATGA
- the LOC116922473 gene encoding major facilitator superfamily domain-containing protein 8 isoform X1 has product MLKRGSSKSYSIEPIYDPKEFSKPAQPAAENGETSSTRDETSKEGLDYAKLMEPAKVRKRRYFSLAVICFTAFILALSVSIVMTSAKPYLDLMDPEAGTQFLGLFIASQPLAQLFFSPVMGFLGNRLGSIRIPAMVSTFIMAIGFAFYASVSALPEPRRWYLFGARFIIGAAGGTTTLCYSYVASASTVKERTTALSALQMTKSFAFIVGPLIQAAFVTLGEGEDYPIGNTGLYWNLYTAPAWLSVFLSLVNIFVLMPCIFTEFNIAKEEGAYLAARGLQKSLATDAEEMKKLKPDKLALVVCIVISASTQFHFNFIESTATLVVIEQLGITPTRAVVMVGIMYSTAGIYGILMFGSVGLLSRKMGERVVLGAGILLAMSGIISMYPYGGPLSPLKFINETVQEVTTVSFSSMEYSSSDDLPSCYNASLSLTDGAGCPVDKQPWCCETPAIHPEQLIVGYLFIFTGVPLAIMMCSVIFSKVLGPYPQGTWTGLLGAGTAVARILCPLCVTSLYAAWGMLATCAFMTTVMSIVLVIFATSYGRLVPYRHAT; this is encoded by the exons ATGCTGAAACGTGGGTCAAGCAAAAGTTACAGCATCGAACCGATCTACGATCCCAAGGAATTCTCTAAACCTGCACAGCCGGCCGCAGAGAATGGCGAGACATCATCCACCAG AGATGAAACGAGTAAAGAAGGTCTCGATTATGCCAAACTTATGGAGCCGGCCAAAGTGCGTAAGCGACGATATTTCAGTCTGGCCGTCATCTGTTTCACAGCCTTCATCTTGGCCCTTTCTGTGTCGATCGTCATGACCAGCGCTAAACCATACTTGGATCTA ATGGATCCTGAAGCTGGAACGCAGTTTCTCGGCTTGTTTATCGCGTCTCAGCCTTTGGCTCAGCTCTTTTTCAGTCCCGTCATGGGTTTCCTGGGCAACCGGCTCGGATCTATTCGAATTCCGGCCATGGTGTCCACTTTCATCATGGCCATTGGCTTCGCTTTCTACGCCAGCGTTTCGGCTCTGCCTGAGCCGAGGCGATGGTACCTCTTCGGTGCTCGTTTCATCATCGGAGCTGCTGGAG GGACGACTACCTTGTGTTATAGTTACGTAGCGTCGGCCAGCACCGTCAAAGAGCGGACAACTGCACTATCGGCCCTTCAAATGACGAAATCGTTTGCGTTCATCGTTGGACCGC TGATTCAGGCCGCGTTTGTGACGCTGGGCGAAGGAGAAGATTATCCGATTGGCAACACTGGGCTCTATTGGAACTTGTACACTGCTCCAGCGTGGCTGTCCGTCTTCTTGTCGCTGGTCAACATTTTCGTGTTGATGCCTTGCATCTTTACCGAGTTCAACATCGCCAAAGAAGAGGGTGCCTATCTGGCCGCTAGAGGGCTTCAGAAATCTTTAGCCACCGATGcggaagaaatgaaaaagctGAAACCGGACAAGCTGGCCTTGGTCGTATGCATCGTCATCTCTGCCTCGACTCAATTCCACTTTAATTTCATCGAAAG CACGGCTACGTTGGTGGTGATTGAACAGCTGGGCATAACTCCCACCCGTGCCGTGGTGATGGTTGGCATCATGTACTCCACTGCTGGAATTTACGGCATTCTAATGTTTGGCTCGGTTGGACTGCTGTCACGCAA AATGGGCGAGAGGGTCGTTTTGGGAGCCGGAATTCTCTTAGCCATGTCGGGAATTATATCCATGTATCCTTACGGTGGTCCCTTATCGCCTTTGAAATTCATCAATGAAACGGTCCAAG aggtGACGACCGTCAGCTTCTCTTCGATGGAATATTCGAGCAGCGATGATTTGCCTAGTTGTTACAACGCCTCTTTATCATTGACTGACG GAGCTGGATGTCCTGTCGATAAACAGCCTTGGTGTTGCGAAACACCGGCCATCCATCCTGAACAGCTGATTGTCGGTTACCTCTTCATATTCACCGGAGTTCCACTCGCCATTATGATGTGTAGCGTCATTTTCAGCAAAGTTCTCGGTCCCTATCCGCAG GGCACTTGGACGGGTCTTTTAGGCGCTGGAACTGCTGTGGCACGCATATTATGTCCGCTTTGCGTCACCAGTTTGTACGCTGCGTGGGGAATGCTGGCCACTTGCGCTTTCATGACCACCGTCATGTCCATCGTCCTCGTCATCTTCGCCACGTCGTACGGCCGCCTCGTGCCGTACCGACACGCCACGTAA